CCCCCTAGATACTATTCGAAACATTATCTCCGATTTCATGCTTTGGTCCTTCAGATTTAAGCTTGTTCCAGCAAAAAAGAACCATCGCGTCCTGCTAGTTCCAACATCTGGCCGTGGTCGCAGCACCGCCCCTTGCCGGTTCCAGCACCGCGTCTGGCTGGTTCCAGCATGTGGTTGTTGTGGATGCAACACCGCCAGTGACGGATCTAAACTGCCGTCCGGCGTTGCCATGGATGTACTGTAGCTCCAGCAGGAAGGATAAAGGCTCGGCGCGGGGGAGAAAAAAAGGGAGGAAGAGGCCGCGGCCGCATCCATGGCTATCTCTCATGTGCAGCAGTTGCCAATCAAGTTCTCAGTGGggatttttttgttgttgttgcccaGCGTGAAATCGAGGGAAGGGGAAGgagctccatccatggcggcattTGGGGCGTGAGGTAGTACAGAGAGAAGCAGAGGATGAGGATAAGGTAGTTGATAGTGTGCGTGGACCCACGCGACGAGTGCGGTCGTGGGAAGAAACGTGGGCGTTCGATACGAGCGCATCAGACGACGCGAGAAAGACCGGCCCAAACTTTGGGCCGGCGGTCCGTCGCGAAACGTTTTCCAAAACAATAACACGCACAATTTTTCTTTGCAAATATCAAACATACGTTTTTGTACCAATTTTATGATAAAAATGTTTATGTGTTGGGGGGGGAGGATATATTAGCATCTCCACATAAATATAACATTCATGTATATTAAAATAAATATTCAAGTATTTCAGAAAAAAACTTCATGTATTTCTAAAAAAAGTGTACATAAAATATTCATGTGTTGCAAAAAAAATCATATATAACAAAAAAAAGATGTCCATGCGTTCTTACAAAAATGCTCATGTATATTATAAAAATGTTCTTCTATGTTAAAAGACAATATTATTGGTATGTCTTAAGCAAGGTATTCATGTTTTTTTTAATGTGACAGTgttccaaatatatatatatatatttgtgtgtgtgtgtgtgtgcaattcACTAAGAAATATTCATGAAATTACTCCCCGAAATGATTTTAAAAGAGATATAACTGAAAAGAAGAATAGAATAAATATTTTGAAGTGAAAAGAAGAAAAATATTCATCtatcctggaaaatttgtctatgtGTTTACAAAAGTAATAAACATAAATAACAAATAAAAGTTAAGGTGGATATAATCCAAACATTTATACATCACAACAGAAGAACGTGGAAATATAATTTGATGCTTAACGATAAAAATAATGTTAAGATGCCATGCAATGTAATTGCTGGATATAAAAGAACAGACCAAGTACTCACTACAGTACATCGTATCCTCCCATATTCTTCTTTTTGGAGTAGATATTATTGCAAACTACAAATGACCAAAGCAAAGATGGAATACACTAACAGCAAGAGACAACCAAAACATCCCATGAACAACCTTGGAGATGCCCATTTCATTCTGCGGAACTAACAGGGATATAAAACGGAGCAGATAGATATCTCAAACTACGTTCTTTTAGATGAACATAAAAGAACATAAGGATACAATGTGGAGACTAAGTACACATATCCTTGTCTGGTTTGTCAACAGCTCACTATGATTCCATCAGAGAATAGAGATTATTGGCAAATAGAAATAACCAAAGGAAAGGTAGAATAGAGTAGCAATAGAGAACCAAAACATCTCAGGTACAATCCTTGAGATGTCCATTTTCCGCGGAACTAACAGCTAGATGCAGGTAAGCAGATAGAAATCTCAAACTATGTGCTCGGCCAGTGCCAGGATCTTGAGATGCTTCTTCTTCCTGAGCTCATGGGGGACGGGACCAAAGACGCGGGTGCCAATCAGCTCACCCTTGTTGTTCACGATGACGATCGCATTGTCGTCGAACTGGACCTCGCTACCATCGCTGCGCCCCTTCTTCATGGCAGCACGGACGACCACCCCGTACACCACGTCTCCTTTCTTGACCTTGCCGCGAGGCTGCGCTTCCTTGACAGAACCGATGATCATGTCCCCGAGCCTCGCTCCTTTCTTCCCCCTAAGGGACTGTATGCACATAACCCGCTTGGCTCCTGAGTTGTCCACCACCTTGAGGTTTGTTCTCATCTGGATGAATGTTCTGATTTGCTGAAACCAGAGCAGGAACGCGTGTTACCACCACTCTCTACTTGGAAAACATCCGTGACTAGATAAACAAGTACCTCAAGAAAAACATGCATTACTCACTTCGAGCAATTACCCTGTTAGTTTTGCATGCATCATTTCAAACTCTTACATTATGGCCCTCTTCCAGTTTACAGAAAACAGAGCAAAGAAAAATGCTTAGAGAATGCCTCATGAAGAGAACCCCAAAGAATGGAGTTCAGCAAGTCACAGATATCTAGCTTATAACCCCATTATAGACAATTAAGGCGACCAAAGAAAAATCCCAGATCTTGGCAGCGATAGTAACACAAGCTATTCAACAATTTAACAAACTACTTAGCTAATACCGGATCATCGATATCGTCGGAGCAATAGAAGATATACACATTGCATGGAACTTTTGAGTGCTGACGACAAAAGGTTACCACATGACTTAAAACAGGTCATGTTGGTTCTTATTACTGACAAAGCAAACATTTGTGGTTTGAAGGAAGCAGCAATACCTGGCAGACAGCATCAGAACGAGATGGTCTTGCCACCGTTTCAATGGACGAGGTAGCGCCCCCGTAGAGATTGTTTCCCAGGCTTCCCATCATAGCACGTCCAACTACATAGACCAAGAAAAGTTTTTGCATCACGTTATTTTGCTAAGCATCACAAGCCAAAAGCAACTGGTCAGATTTCAAAGGAATCCAGAGAGAAGATTTGACTAGAGATGCAGGCTTCCGTGATACTCCCACCTGATCATTTTCTTATAGGGAGTTGTTTATAAGCATTTAAGTTATAGAGTTAACCATAATCACCACATGATGACATCCCTATAAGCACTTATGttatatacttcctccgtcccaaaataagtgtctcaacttagtacaaagttatactaaagttgagacacttattttgggacggagggagcagttaattattttttttattttttttgaggcAAACTCATAGTCTGAAGTTTGGAGTGGCTAAGGTTCAAGTAGCAGACCATTCAGGCATAGGTTTAACTAGGAGTCATGATTTTTCTCCAAGGTTTTAACATACCATGTAACAAAACTGATAACAGACTCTTGTCTGCTACAATATCAAGTACTTACGTAACTGCTATGAACATCAAGTTTGAAGTGCCTAAGGTGGTTCAAGACTTTGAGAAGGCTCAGAAGTTTGGGTACCTGACGAACACTTGGACCTGAGGAATGCTGCCATTTCACCCTGCTCTCTGCCTAGGCTAGGCTTTCCTGCAGCGCAGAAGAAAATGGCTCAACTTCGCAGCAGTACTACCATAGAATAATGCGCGTGGCATCAGGACCGATGGAACCAAATCTGGTGCAGAAATCAGAAAGGAATCGGAACGAACAGCAGGCCAGGCAGAGCTTGGGCTTCCTTACAGCAAGAGGACTCTCGCGGCCGGACGTATGGATCTCCGCTCCGCTCTGCTCCACTAGAAAGGAGCGGGGGAGGAGGGCGGCGCCGACGAGGAAGGGGAGCTCGAGGCGGCCGCtccggtgggaggaggaggaggagaagggggcTGGGATTTCTGCCCGCGCCGCGCGACCTAATCCCACGGCCCATGGGGGacgctttttttttttgagaagagCCCATGAGGCCGATGGGGGGACGTGATCTGGGCGAAATCGGTAGCAGAGCTCGGCCCGGACCAGTCCAACAACGTCAGGCAAACACTTCGGGTCTTCGGCCAATATTTAAGCCCATGAGGCGGCCCAGGCCGATCTTTTCCCCCTCCGATCTCCTCTCTCTGTCGTCTCCGGCGGACTCCAGTAGCCCCCACCCCcgccggccgccgcagccgccgatTCCTCTCCGTGCCGGCTCCACGCAAGCAGCCCCCCATGGCCCAGGGcaagaagaaggcggcggcggcgtccaagCCCCGCAAGCCGAAGCAGCGCGACGCAGCGGTAACGAACCACGCCCCCGATCGAGATGCGTCGCTTCCGACTTCTTGACCGATCTCCCGGCGCCGGAGGACTCAGGCcgcatttgattctttttgctccgcAGGAGAAGAAGATCGGGAAGAAGGCCGACATGTCGGAGTTCAGGGCGCAGCTGGGCTCCTTCGGGCTCAAGATAGTCGAGGTCACCGCCGACGGCAACTGCTTCTTCAGGTTTTCTTCAGATTCTTGCTCGTCTCGAGAACAAAAGATGGCTGCTGCGGCTGTCTCTTTGAGTTATATGACTACTCATCGTAGTCTGCAGGGCGATGGGCGACCAGCTGGAGGGCGACGAGGGGCAGCACATCAAGTACCGGGAGATGGTTGTGCACTACATCGTGGTATACATGCAGTCAGACGAACTCTTTGTGTACTGCCAGTTAGGATTTCATGGTCGACGGATTAGGCGCGATGCTGAATCGTTGATGGTGCACAGGGCTATGACACACTGTGACAATCCTTGTTGTGTCCAACTTGCAGGAACACCGCGAGGAGTTTGAGCCCTTCATCGAGGACGAGGTGCCGTTCGATGACTACTGTGACTCCATGATGAAGGATGGGACTTGGGCCGGCAATATGGAGCTGCAGGCGGGTTCTCTTGTCACGGGAAGAAACATCTGCATTCACATGGTAATTAATTTTCAGTGCAAGATTGCCTTTCTGAACCCTATGATTTATTTATGCAATAGAACCTTTTATAGTTTGTAAGATCCGTATGCCACTTTTATGTACTTCGATTCGATGCTATTTGATGCAggattttcattatataacttttGATTAACAGCTGTATCATTACTGTTTGTTTTACAGCTTAACTCGCCGCGATGGTACATAAACAACTTTtctggtcgtgaagctagcaatatGGTTCATTTGTAAGTTAACATATTATGTGATTATGTAACTTAACCGTTATAATTGCTTGTAGTGGACATAGTTCTCATGTTACATCTAATTTGTGTGAATTTAGATCTTATCATCACGGTGAGCACTACAATAGTGTCAGGCTTACTGAAGATCCATGCCAAGGTCCTGCAATGCCAGTTGTTATCAAGGTCTTTTACTGTGAAAATTGTTAACAGTTCTGTTCTATTCTGTTCTGTTCTGGGAGAACAATGGACTACTGTTGTCTTTGGGGACCACTGACTATGCTTTTACTTACTGTGGTCGATTTATGTTTTTTATTATTAAATTGCAGACAGATTCCAATGTAGCCAGCACGAGCAACAATGCTCAAACGAAAGCGAAAGACTCGAAGAAATCTTCAAACAGATCAGCCTATGATGATACATCAGTTAAAATGGTCATGGCTGGAACTGGCTGTTCTAATGTTGCTGCTGTTCAacatgtatgaattgcatgattaaCTTTGAATATTGCACTGCATGTGTGCACTTGATTTATGTTGATTGTTAACAGACATTATCTTTGGATGGCATTAATAATTCTTTTGCAGGTTCTGGGTGAAATGGATGGTGATGTCGATTCTGCTATTGAGTACATGATAGCCGAGCGACATGCGGCGGCCTATGATGATACATCGGTTAAACTGGTCATGGCTGGCACTGGATGTTCTAGTGTTGCTGCAGTTGAACATGTATGAATTTTATGATTAATTGCCATTATTGCATTGCATTTGTGCACTTGCTTTCTGTGATTGTTAGCAATCATTATCTTTGGACGTCATTAGTAATTTTCTTGCAGGTTTTGGGTCAATTGGATGGCGATGTTGATTCTGCTATTGCGTACATGATAGCCGAGCGATTTGCAATGAGTTCTGATAATGTGGACGGAGATCCTTATATGGACTATGCGTGCAATGGTAAGCCTTGAACTACTCTGAAGTGACTAATAAATATGGCCTCTGTCTTCACAACAGTTTTACATCGTAATGCCACTATCTAACCCATTTGGGATCTTGATCTGGATCACCATATTGGACTTGGGGTGGCTTCTAGTAATTGGTATCCCCATCTTTGCCAAAGACTTGGAACTGATGACATTTACTATAAAAAATCAGTATTTTTGTTACAAGTGCGTTTTTTAGAGTGACGTCCAGTGTTCTTAGCTTTTTGCCAAAAAATAAAAATCCAGTGTTCTTAGTCTGGTTCACTTAATGTTGTAAGCATTTCTTATTCACACCTGAAATTTCCGAAGGTTTTAATACTGTAGATGATTTGTGAGCACTAGGTAGTAAGCTGATTGGTGATATAGCAATCTAGATGTTCTGGGTGTGTGCCAATCTAGATGTTCTGGGTGTGTGCTTCACCTAACCATCTGCTGGTTATTATGAAAAAAACACTCCTTTTGTAGAATCATTGTGTACACAATACTGTCAAAAGATAGTTGGGAATGCTCAATCATTCATGGGTTTTTGCCAAAATATAGGCTACTTTGCTGCTCTGCATGCATTTTTCATATGCTAGTTAACATTAATATAATTGGTAGATCTGTACTACTAAGAATTGCATGTGATAACCAGAAATGTTGCACTCTAGACTTTTGTGGGTAAAGATTGCTATTTTTTGGTGAATTGCTGGTTGTTGTGAAGACAAATTCTGGCAAGGTAATAGTAGATGTTTAGGTGATACTCCcttctagatacatccccttttatccattttgatgacaagtatttccggacggagggagtatctgagAAGGGCTGTAGTATAGACCTTGAATAAGTACTTACGAAAGTGAACGTCGACACTTTTAGCTTCTATCTGAATTACCATCCTTGTTCAACTAAGGTTTGGTTCTCTAAATTGATTTCGAGCTGTTAAGGAACGAATATATTTTACAGGGTCTGATTAACCGTCAGTAAATGGTAAGATGAAGGAAAATTCAGTACACTAGGTACATTAGTGTCAAGTCCCCAGAAATCTCCCATGTAGGAATTGTAGGATTTATTCTTCTATCGTTTTGGGAGGTTCTGAATTCCTGAATTAACTAATTCAGGAACAGTTGGATACCGACTCGTTCATTTACTGTGCATATTTCCTGGATGATCAGAGTTTGTATATTCCGTAGGAGATGAGCTTAAGCTTAGCACATCCCAGAACGAGGACCCAACGGTTCAGCACAAGGAAGAAGAGAGTTGTTCTAGTAAAGATGAAGCGGCTCAGAAATCCAAAAATCCACATGCTAAGAAGGTAACTACCATGTGGACATCTCTTGACTAATGATCCCAATGCTGAATTGCCTCACATTCTTCCACTGTGGTGAATAATAATGAGAATCACCCCCTTGTTCTTTTGTACAGGAAAACTCCAAAACCAAGGAGTGCTCTTGCGGATCTGCAAAGAAGCACAAGGCTTCTTGTAGTTTAGCCACGGCTGTACCGTCAAGAGAACCTCCAAAGTATGACTACTCTCTTATAGTCTTCTAACTAGTTGTGAGCTTCATTTATGTTTCTTCCATGGCAAATATTCAGCTGATAATTTCTTGGAAAGAACAAAACATCTCCAGGGTCCTTGCATGCCGTGTGTCTGCTTGTCCTATGCTTGTCCTATGCTGATAATTTACCTGTCAAGCACTCTTTAGAACACATTTTCATGGTTACCATCAGTTACACATTTATGCCCAACAAACAAAGCCCTTTTGGGAGATTATTAATAAGTATAAAACTGATAGTGCTCTCCTATGTTTGCTTGACGCCACCAGGAACAAAGGCGGTGGCCAGGGTAAGGGCCAGAAAGGGaagacgaagcaaaagaagaaagaacAAGTCCAGGCAGCACCCGTCAAGGAACGCAAGTCTGCATTACCTGTGCCAGACCTAGGGGCCCTGTGCATATGAACACTCGTCAATGTCTGGAGTCATAGGTTTTGAAGAGATGCCTGTGTTTGCCTTGCCATGTCTGGAGTCAGGGTTGCGATGATTCCTCGAATGCCAGCCATTGCTGACTGATAGTTTGTTCCTGTGATCCTTGATCCTGGCAGTAGGATGTATAGGGGCGACGATGATGTCTGCTAATGGGCGGCATTCACATGGGTACATTATATACGACACTGATTTCCGTTGGTGAAACCTCAGTTGTGATCAGTGAGTATCGTCATTGTGATCCAGTTGTGATCAATGCTATATACTGATGCGGACGAAAGAGGCATAAATAGTCCTTTGATCTTCGGAATTGTTGCTCTAATCCCAAGCACCAATGCACAAACAGTAAATTCCACACAAAAGAAAGGGTCaaagataaaaataaataaaaacaatccTAATATTTCTAGGTGACTTTTTAGTTTTTACAGGATGTTTGAACATATGTTGATGTCCATccgaaaaaatcatattttaatttttttgtattttatccGATTTTACAGGATGTTGGAAATTATTGCATTTTGTTAAGGTGTATTTGAGCTTGACTGTTCTTGACTTCGTGGCAAACTTCCATTCGCTCCAAATTAGCATCAGAGCATCACTTGATGCTCTAGAGCAAAGTTTACCACCAGAGGACCACGCAGCTTGACCAAAATTTGCATCATCAAGTGCTTTTACTTCTACTAGAGCAAATCTGGAGTAAAAATATTTGCATCTACGTCATCTATTGAAGTATTGAAGGAGGCCTTTTTTGCCATCTCATATGTAAATAAGTGATCCCGAGCTATTCACGTCATCTGTTAGAGGGTGTAATTTATCAATGACTTGGCTCGGTTGCTCCTGGTTAAATTTCAAGTCGCTGAAGCGTCGTGTGTCCCAGTGAGAAATGTGGAACATCAATCGGGTTTGCTACTTATCATCGTCGTGTGGTGCATCTATCTGTCGGGTTTTCAAGTCGCTGAAACATACTCTCAAGTCTGAACATGATGCCAGGCCGCAACACACCGTTAGACCAAGCACCATCTTGACGTCTCAGTcgtagcatgtactccctccgttccgaatcaCTGGTGGCAGgtacggatgtatctagatgtattttatttctagatacatccatttctgctacgagtaatttggaacggagggagtactacatagtaCCAAAGGATGAAGAGAGACTAGTGcaagattttttattttttgctggtTTAACGCTATAAGTTCCCTTCCGGTAAAAATTGGACTACAAAAGCGCTAAAAGACCCCACGGTGATGTTGTTCTTCTACACACAGTAACTTGTCAAGTTTCTGATCACAAAAAAGGGAACATCATAATGAGAGACAACTAATAAATCCTGGCAGCGGCGCGAAGGCAGGCGGCCTCCTCTCATCCTTCCTCGCCATCCATCTAGAGCTCATCCTGCAAAAGCAAATTGCAAGGCAAGGTGGGTGAGGAAACAATAACAGGAACAGCAAATTATAAGTCAAAAATGCATTTAGTGAGGAGATCAACTTACGTGCTTCTCGTCATCAGACTCCGCATCAGACCCAGCCTTGTCATCCTTGTCCTCGTCATCGGCTTCCTCATCCTGTCAACAAAGACCAGATAAGTTTAGGTCTAGCTGATCAAGAATATTCTGACAGGTGATAACATTAGGGTTCAGGCCAAAGCTTACATCCAAGTCATCATCGTCCTCACCAGCCTTGGAAGCATCCTGGGAAAAAACAGGTAACATTGATA
This region of Triticum aestivum cultivar Chinese Spring chromosome 2D, IWGSC CS RefSeq v2.1, whole genome shotgun sequence genomic DNA includes:
- the LOC123055113 gene encoding OVARIAN TUMOR DOMAIN-containing deubiquitinating enzyme 7 isoform X1; protein product: MAQGKKKAAAASKPRKPKQRDAAEKKIGKKADMSEFRAQLGSFGLKIVEVTADGNCFFRAMGDQLEGDEGQHIKYREMVVHYIVEHREEFEPFIEDEVPFDDYCDSMMKDGTWAGNMELQAGSLVTGRNICIHMLNSPRWYINNFSGREASNMVHLSYHHGEHYNSVRLTEDPCQGPAMPVVIKTDSNVASTSNNAQTKAKDSKKSSNRSAYDDTSVKMVMAGTGCSNVAAVQHVLGEMDGDVDSAIEYMIAERHAAAYDDTSVKLVMAGTGCSSVAAVEHVLGQLDGDVDSAIAYMIAERFAMSSDNVDGDPYMDYACNEFVYSVGDELKLSTSQNEDPTVQHKEEESCSSKDEAAQKSKNPHAKKENSKTKECSCGSAKKHKASCSLATAVPSREPPKNKGGGQGKGQKGKTKQKKKEQVQAAPVKERKSALPVPDLGALCI
- the LOC123055113 gene encoding OVARIAN TUMOR DOMAIN-containing deubiquitinating enzyme 7 isoform X3, encoding MGDQLEGDEGQHIKYREMVVHYIVEHREEFEPFIEDEVPFDDYCDSMMKDGTWAGNMELQAGSLVTGRNICIHMLNSPRWYINNFSGREASNMVHLSYHHGEHYNSVRLTEDPCQGPAMPVVIKTDSNVASTSNNAQTKAKDSKKSSNRSAYDDTSVKMVMAGTGCSNVAAVQHVLGEMDGDVDSAIEYMIAERHAAAYDDTSVKLVMAGTGCSSVAAVEHVLGQLDGDVDSAIAYMIAERFAMSSDNVDGDPYMDYACNEFVYSVGDELKLSTSQNEDPTVQHKEEESCSSKDEAAQKSKNPHAKKENSKTKECSCGSAKKHKASCSLATAVPSREPPKNKGGGQGKGQKGKTKQKKKEQVQAAPVKERKSALPVPDLGALCI
- the LOC123055113 gene encoding OVARIAN TUMOR DOMAIN-containing deubiquitinating enzyme 7 isoform X2, translated to MAQGKKKAAAASKPRKPKQRDAAEKKIGKKADMSEFRAQLGSFGLKIVEVTADGNCFFRAMGDQLEGDEGQHIKYREMVVHYIVEHREEFEPFIEDEVPFDDYCDSMMKDGTWAGNMELQAGSLVTGRNICIHMLNSPRWYINNFSGREASNMVHLSYHHGEHYNSVRLTEDPCQGPAMPVVIKTDSNVASTSNNAQTKAKDSKKSSNRSAYDDTSVKMVMAGTGCSNVAAVQHVLGEMDGDVDSAIEYMIAERHAAAYDDTSVKLVMAGTGCSSVAAVEHVLGQLDGDVDSAIAYMIAERFAMSSDNVDGDPYMDYACNGDELKLSTSQNEDPTVQHKEEESCSSKDEAAQKSKNPHAKKENSKTKECSCGSAKKHKASCSLATAVPSREPPKNKGGGQGKGQKGKTKQKKKEQVQAAPVKERKSALPVPDLGALCI
- the LOC123055114 gene encoding 50S ribosomal protein HLP, mitochondrial, whose translation is MAAFLRSKCSSVGRAMMGSLGNNLYGGATSSIETVARPSRSDAVCQQIRTFIQMRTNLKVVDNSGAKRVMCIQSLRGKKGARLGDMIIGSVKEAQPRGKVKKGDVVYGVVVRAAMKKGRSDGSEVQFDDNAIVIVNNKGELIGTRVFGPVPHELRKKKHLKILALAEHIV